One stretch of Streptomyces sp. R21 DNA includes these proteins:
- the rplI gene encoding 50S ribosomal protein L9, which translates to MKIILTHEVSGLGAAGDVVDVKDGYARNYLIPRNFAIRWTKGGEKDVEQIRRARKIHEIATIEQANEIKARLEGVKVRLAVRSGDAGRLFGSVTPADVASAIKASGGPEVDKRRIELGAPIKTLGAHETSVRLHPEVAAKVNIEVVAA; encoded by the coding sequence ATGAAGATCATCCTCACCCACGAGGTCTCCGGCCTCGGTGCCGCGGGCGACGTCGTCGACGTCAAGGACGGTTACGCCCGTAACTACCTGATCCCGCGGAACTTCGCGATCCGCTGGACCAAGGGCGGCGAGAAGGACGTCGAGCAGATTCGTCGTGCTCGCAAGATCCACGAGATCGCCACCATCGAGCAGGCCAACGAGATCAAGGCCCGCCTCGAGGGCGTGAAGGTCCGTCTGGCCGTTCGCTCCGGCGACGCCGGTCGTCTCTTCGGCTCCGTCACCCCGGCCGACGTCGCTTCGGCGATCAAGGCTTCCGGTGGCCCCGAGGTCGACAAGCGCCGCATCGAGCTGGGCGCGCCGATCAAGACGCTGGGCGCCCACGAGACGTCCGTGCGTCTGCACCCCGAGGTTGCCGCCAAGGTCAACATCGAGGTCGTCGCGGCCTGA
- the rpsF gene encoding 30S ribosomal protein S6, with amino-acid sequence MRHYEVMVILDPDLEERAVAPLIENFLSVVREGNGKVEKVDTWGRRRLSYEIKKKPEGIYSVIDLQAEPAIVKELDRQMNLNESVLRTKVLRPETH; translated from the coding sequence ATGCGTCACTACGAAGTGATGGTCATCCTCGACCCCGATCTGGAGGAGCGCGCTGTCGCCCCCCTGATCGAGAACTTCCTTTCCGTCGTCCGTGAGGGCAACGGAAAGGTCGAGAAGGTCGACACCTGGGGCCGTCGTCGTCTCTCGTACGAGATCAAGAAGAAGCCCGAGGGCATCTACTCGGTCATCGATCTGCAGGCTGAGCCCGCGATCGTCAAGGAGCTCGACCGCCAGATGAACCTGAACGAGTCGGTCCTCCGGACCAAGGTCCTCCGCCCCGAGACCCACTGA
- a CDS encoding single-stranded DNA-binding protein, with protein sequence MAGETVITVVGNLVDDPELRFTPSGAAVAKFRVASTPRTFDRQTNEWKDGESLFLTCSVWRQAAENVAESLQRGMRVIVQGRLKQRSYEDREGVKRTVYELDVEEVGASLKNATAKVTKTTGRGGQGGYGGGGGGGQQGGGWGGSSGGGQPQGGGAPAEDPWATSAPAGGGQQGGGGGGWGGNSGSSGGSGGGYSDEPPF encoded by the coding sequence ATGGCAGGCGAGACCGTCATCACGGTCGTCGGCAATCTTGTCGACGACCCCGAGCTGCGCTTCACCCCTTCCGGTGCGGCGGTCGCGAAGTTCCGTGTCGCGTCCACTCCCCGCACCTTCGACCGTCAGACCAATGAGTGGAAGGACGGCGAGAGCCTGTTCCTGACCTGCTCGGTCTGGCGTCAGGCGGCGGAGAACGTCGCCGAGTCGCTCCAGCGAGGCATGCGCGTCATCGTGCAGGGCCGGCTGAAGCAGCGGTCCTACGAGGACCGTGAGGGCGTCAAGCGCACGGTCTACGAACTGGACGTCGAGGAAGTCGGCGCCAGCCTGAAGAACGCCACGGCCAAGGTCACCAAGACCACGGGTCGAGGCGGCCAGGGCGGTTACGGCGGCGGTGGTGGCGGCGGCCAGCAGGGCGGCGGCTGGGGCGGAAGCTCCGGCGGCGGTCAGCCGCAGGGCGGCGGCGCTCCCGCCGAGGACCCCTGGGCGACCAGCGCTCCGGCCGGCGGCGGCCAGCAGGGTGGCGGCGGTGGCGGCTGGGGTGGAAACTCCGGCAGCTCCGGCGGCTCCGGTGGCGGCTACTCGGACGAGCCCCCCTTCTAG
- a CDS encoding glycosyltransferase family 87 protein, whose translation MPSAETTRTSVHEPEPVRPTKEDEVATTGSELIGGPIGRRALLGTSWWTPVRVVALVAIGMFALGMVQKLPCYDGAWFFGASSQYTHACYSDIPHLYSGRGFADGLVPYFDKLSGDMDYLEYPVLTGVFMEVAAWLTPGSGSIQHQEQWYWMANAGMLMVCAAVIAVCTARTHRRRPWDGLLVALAPAFALTATINWDLLAVALLAAAMLMWSRGRALAFGVLLGLATAAKFYPFLVLGPLFLLCWRAGRWREFGTALLGAVGAWLAVNLPVMYFAPEGWAKFYSFSRERGVDFGSVFLFVSRWFDIQITADSANAWAMIMMVILCAGMVALTLTAPRRPRFAQLAFLIVAAFILTNKVYSPQYVLWLVPLAALARPRWRDFLIWQACEVAYFLGIWMYLAYTTSGDAHKGLPTDGYQLAIAVHLLGTLYLCAVVVRDIFMPERDMVRRAGDDDPSGGVLDGAEDVFVLGAAAHPPRHAAHFEGPQVEWGGRSAAAGESSP comes from the coding sequence ATGCCCAGTGCAGAGACGACGCGAACGAGCGTGCACGAGCCGGAGCCGGTGCGGCCGACCAAAGAGGACGAGGTCGCCACGACCGGCAGTGAGCTGATCGGTGGCCCCATCGGGCGGCGCGCACTGCTCGGGACGTCCTGGTGGACCCCCGTGCGAGTCGTCGCGCTCGTGGCGATCGGTATGTTCGCCCTCGGCATGGTGCAGAAGCTGCCCTGCTACGACGGAGCCTGGTTCTTCGGCGCCAGCTCGCAGTACACGCACGCGTGCTACTCGGACATCCCGCACCTCTACTCGGGGCGCGGCTTCGCCGATGGGCTCGTGCCGTACTTCGACAAGCTCTCCGGCGACATGGACTACCTCGAGTACCCGGTGCTGACCGGTGTGTTCATGGAGGTCGCCGCATGGCTCACGCCGGGCAGCGGCAGCATCCAGCACCAGGAGCAGTGGTATTGGATGGCCAACGCCGGGATGTTGATGGTGTGTGCGGCGGTCATCGCCGTGTGCACCGCGCGCACCCATCGCCGGCGCCCCTGGGACGGCCTTCTGGTGGCTCTGGCGCCCGCATTCGCCCTCACGGCCACCATCAACTGGGATCTGCTCGCCGTGGCCCTGCTGGCCGCCGCGATGCTGATGTGGTCACGAGGCCGCGCTCTCGCCTTCGGCGTCCTCCTCGGGCTCGCCACTGCCGCCAAGTTCTATCCGTTCCTGGTGCTCGGACCGTTGTTCCTTCTGTGCTGGCGAGCCGGTAGATGGCGGGAGTTCGGCACCGCTCTGCTGGGCGCCGTCGGAGCGTGGCTCGCCGTGAACCTTCCGGTGATGTACTTCGCGCCGGAAGGATGGGCGAAGTTCTACAGCTTCAGCCGTGAGCGCGGTGTCGACTTCGGTTCGGTCTTCCTGTTCGTCTCCCGCTGGTTCGACATCCAGATCACCGCCGACTCGGCCAACGCGTGGGCAATGATCATGATGGTGATCCTCTGCGCGGGAATGGTCGCGCTCACGCTGACCGCCCCCCGCCGTCCACGCTTCGCCCAGCTCGCCTTCCTGATCGTTGCGGCCTTCATCCTCACCAACAAGGTCTACTCGCCGCAGTACGTGCTGTGGCTGGTCCCCCTCGCCGCGCTGGCCCGCCCGCGCTGGCGGGACTTCCTGATCTGGCAGGCCTGCGAGGTCGCGTACTTCCTCGGTATCTGGATGTACCTCGCGTACACGACCAGCGGGGACGCCCACAAGGGACTGCCGACCGACGGCTATCAACTGGCCATCGCCGTCCACCTCTTGGGGACCCTCTACCTGTGTGCCGTGGTCGTGCGCGACATCTTCATGCCGGAGCGGGACATGGTGCGCCGAGCCGGTGACGACGACCCTTCGGGCGGCGTCCTGGACGGCGCGGAGGATGTTTTCGTGCTCGGCGCCGCGGCCCATCCGCCGCGGCACGCGGCGCACTTCGAGGGGCCCCAGGTGGAGTGGGGCGGCCGGAGTGCGGCGGCCGGAGAGAGTTCGCCCTGA
- the femX gene encoding peptidoglycan bridge formation glycyltransferase FemX → MSLTLRTISREQHLAYIQSLPSASHMQVPAWADVKAEWRSESLGWFDDKTGEMVGAGLVLYRQLPKIKRYLAYLPEGPVINWFAPNLDDWLQPMLAHLKQQGAFSVKMGPPVIIRRWEAPSIKAGIQDPDVKRLRDIEADFIEPRAFEVADKLRRMGWQQGEDGGAGFGDVQPRYVYQVPLANRSLEEVHKNFNQLWRRNIKKAEKAGVEVVQGGYQDLEEWQRLYEITAIRDHFRPRPLSYFQRMWTALNTEDPNRMRLYFARHNGVNLSAATMLVVGGHVWYSYGASDNIGREVRPSNAMQWRMLRDAYALGATVYDLRGISDSLDESDHLFGLIQFKVGTGGQAAEYLGEWDFPLNKLLHKALDIYMSRR, encoded by the coding sequence ATGAGCCTGACCCTGAGGACCATCAGCCGAGAGCAGCATCTGGCATACATCCAGAGCCTGCCCTCGGCCAGCCACATGCAGGTCCCGGCCTGGGCAGACGTCAAGGCGGAGTGGCGCTCCGAGAGCCTCGGATGGTTCGACGACAAGACCGGCGAGATGGTCGGCGCGGGCCTCGTGCTGTACCGCCAGCTGCCCAAGATCAAGCGTTATCTCGCGTATCTGCCCGAGGGCCCGGTCATCAACTGGTTCGCGCCGAACCTCGACGACTGGCTGCAGCCGATGCTCGCGCACCTCAAGCAGCAGGGCGCCTTCTCCGTGAAGATGGGGCCGCCGGTGATCATCCGGCGCTGGGAGGCGCCCTCCATCAAGGCCGGCATCCAGGACCCGGACGTGAAGCGCCTGCGCGACATCGAGGCCGACTTCATCGAGCCCCGCGCCTTCGAGGTCGCCGACAAGCTGCGCCGTATGGGCTGGCAGCAGGGCGAGGACGGCGGCGCCGGATTCGGCGACGTACAGCCCCGCTACGTCTACCAGGTGCCGCTGGCCAACCGCTCCCTGGAAGAGGTCCACAAGAACTTCAACCAGCTGTGGCGCCGCAACATCAAGAAGGCCGAGAAGGCCGGCGTCGAAGTCGTCCAGGGCGGCTACCAGGACCTTGAGGAATGGCAGCGGCTGTACGAGATCACGGCCATCCGCGACCACTTCCGGCCCCGCCCTCTCTCGTACTTCCAGCGCATGTGGACGGCCCTCAACACCGAGGACCCCAACCGCATGCGGCTCTACTTCGCCCGGCACAACGGCGTGAACCTGTCCGCCGCGACGATGCTGGTCGTCGGCGGCCATGTCTGGTATTCCTACGGCGCCTCGGACAACATCGGCCGTGAGGTCCGGCCCTCGAACGCGATGCAGTGGCGCATGCTGCGCGACGCCTACGCCCTCGGCGCGACCGTCTACGACCTGCGCGGCATCTCCGACTCGCTGGACGAGAGCGACCACCTCTTCGGCCTGATCCAGTTCAAGGTGGGCACGGGCGGCCAGGCCGCCGAGTACCTCGGCGAGTGGGACTTCCCGCTCAACAAGCTGCTCCACAAGGCGCTCGACATCTACATGTCGCGGCGCTGA
- the rpsR gene encoding 30S ribosomal protein S18 yields MAKPPVRKPKKKVCAFCKDKVTYVDYKDTNMLRKFISDRGKIRARRVTGNCTQHQRDVATAVKNSREMALLPYTSTAR; encoded by the coding sequence ATGGCGAAGCCGCCTGTGCGCAAGCCTAAGAAGAAGGTCTGCGCTTTCTGCAAGGACAAGGTCACGTACGTGGACTACAAGGACACGAACATGCTGCGGAAGTTCATTTCCGACCGCGGCAAGATCCGTGCCCGCCGCGTGACCGGCAACTGCACGCAGCACCAGCGTGACGTCGCCACGGCTGTGAAGAACAGCCGTGAGATGGCGCTGCTGCCCTACACCTCCACTGCGCGATAA
- a CDS encoding alanine racemase, with translation MALTLYVDTARWRAHHKQVQEQFPGLVPVCKGNGYGFGHERLADEATRLGSDILAVGTTYEAARIKDWFGGDLLVLTPFRRGEEPVPLPDRVIRSVSSIDGVYGLVGARVVIEVMSSMKRHGVSEQDLPQLHSAIENVRLEGFAIHLPLDRTDGSDAVEEVIGWMDRLRAARLPLHTMFVSHLKAEELARLQQQFPQTHFRARIGTRLWLGDHEATEYRGAVLDVTRVSKGDRFGYRQQKAASDGYLVVVAGGTSHGVGLEAPKALHGVMPRAKGVARAGLATVNRNLSPFVWAGKQRWFAEPPHMQVSILFVPSDAPEPKVGEELVAHLRHTTTQFDRIVER, from the coding sequence ATGGCGCTCACGCTCTATGTCGACACCGCGCGCTGGCGGGCACACCACAAGCAGGTGCAGGAGCAGTTCCCGGGGCTCGTCCCCGTCTGCAAGGGCAACGGCTACGGCTTCGGGCACGAGCGGCTGGCGGACGAGGCCACGCGCCTCGGCTCGGACATCCTCGCCGTCGGCACCACGTACGAGGCCGCCCGCATCAAGGACTGGTTCGGCGGCGACCTGCTGGTGCTGACGCCGTTCAGGCGGGGCGAGGAGCCCGTGCCGCTGCCCGACCGCGTCATTCGCTCCGTCTCGTCCATCGACGGCGTGTACGGCCTCGTGGGCGCCCGTGTCGTCATCGAGGTCATGTCCTCGATGAAGCGGCACGGCGTCAGCGAGCAGGACCTGCCTCAGCTGCACTCCGCCATAGAGAACGTGCGGCTGGAAGGCTTCGCGATCCACCTCCCGCTGGACCGCACCGACGGCTCGGACGCCGTCGAGGAGGTCATCGGCTGGATGGACCGGCTGCGCGCGGCCCGCCTGCCGCTGCACACCATGTTCGTCAGCCACCTCAAGGCCGAGGAACTCGCCCGCCTTCAGCAGCAGTTCCCGCAGACCCACTTCCGCGCCCGGATCGGTACGCGGCTGTGGCTGGGGGACCACGAGGCCACCGAGTACCGCGGGGCCGTCCTGGACGTCACGCGCGTCTCCAAGGGCGACCGCTTCGGCTACCGGCAGCAGAAGGCCGCCTCCGACGGCTATCTGGTCGTCGTGGCGGGCGGTACGTCACACGGGGTGGGTCTGGAGGCCCCGAAGGCGCTGCACGGCGTCATGCCGCGCGCCAAGGGCGTCGCCCGCGCCGGCCTCGCAACGGTGAACCGGAACCTCTCCCCGTTCGTCTGGGCGGGAAAGCAGCGCTGGTTCGCCGAACCCCCGCACATGCAGGTCTCGATCCTCTTCGTGCCCTCCGACGCCCCGGAGCCCAAGGTCGGCGAGGAGCTGGTGGCCCATCTGCGGCACACCACCACGCAGTTCGACCGCATCGTCGAGCGCTGA